A part of Legionella sainthelensi genomic DNA contains:
- a CDS encoding PHA/PHB synthase family protein, whose protein sequence is MIHDTELSELLKAIAEKSLQIISDIQKTPLQLSIIINQYIELTEHFQNVMTILLKNPEKIWKMQLEYWQDAFNLAQIQLEHWLEGKPMPIDDPRFREEDWLNNPFFNMMIQHYLLASQHMNNLFETVEYPDKNTAKRLQFFTRQYLDALSPANFLHTNPQIMDETLKSRGKNLLRGLHNLLSDLEVGSSRLMIKMTDMEAFKLGENLAITPGKVIFRNNMMELIQYTPQSTKVKSIPLLIIPPWINKYYILDLSPHNSLVRWLVKQGITVFMISWVNPDANFSHKSLYDYLNEGPNTAIKIIQKQLHVNQVNTMGFCIGGTLLSMLLAYHKACQDNSIHSATFLASMIDFSDPGDISVFIDEQQIIKLEDEMKSKGYLAGKFMASSFNSLRANDLIWSFFIKNYLRGKNPVPFDILYWNSDSTNMPATMHSQYLRWMYLHNYLSKPGKIHLNHTPIDVTRIDIPTFFLSTEKDHIAPWKTTYIGFQLMKGPKRFVLGGSGHIAGIINAPEAKKYGYKVNNHSPASADQWLQQATEYPGSWWPEWLKWLKSHSGKFIAAPDFEQLPVTPLMDAPGNYVLEK, encoded by the coding sequence ATGATCCACGACACGGAACTTAGTGAATTACTTAAAGCAATAGCTGAAAAAAGTTTGCAAATCATTTCAGACATACAAAAAACTCCCTTACAGCTCTCCATTATCATCAATCAATACATTGAATTAACAGAACACTTTCAAAATGTGATGACTATTCTTTTAAAAAATCCAGAAAAAATCTGGAAAATGCAGCTTGAGTACTGGCAAGATGCGTTCAATTTAGCGCAAATCCAATTAGAACATTGGTTAGAAGGAAAACCGATGCCTATTGATGATCCTCGCTTTAGAGAAGAAGACTGGTTAAACAATCCTTTTTTTAACATGATGATCCAGCATTATCTTTTAGCCAGTCAGCACATGAATAATTTATTTGAAACAGTGGAGTACCCAGATAAAAATACCGCAAAACGTCTGCAATTTTTTACCAGGCAATATTTAGATGCGTTGTCTCCCGCAAATTTTCTTCACACCAATCCACAAATTATGGATGAAACCTTAAAAAGCCGTGGTAAAAATTTATTGCGGGGATTACATAACTTACTATCAGATCTGGAGGTTGGTTCCTCACGACTAATGATTAAAATGACTGATATGGAGGCCTTTAAACTTGGTGAAAATCTCGCGATAACACCAGGAAAAGTTATTTTTCGCAACAACATGATGGAGCTGATTCAATACACACCGCAATCCACTAAAGTCAAATCAATACCTCTTCTCATCATTCCTCCTTGGATTAACAAATATTACATCCTGGATTTAAGCCCTCATAATTCTCTAGTGCGTTGGTTAGTAAAACAAGGGATTACTGTATTCATGATTTCTTGGGTTAATCCTGATGCAAACTTCTCGCATAAAAGCTTATATGATTATTTAAACGAAGGCCCAAATACCGCAATTAAGATCATCCAAAAACAGCTGCATGTTAATCAAGTCAATACTATGGGATTTTGCATTGGGGGAACGCTTCTTTCCATGCTTCTGGCTTACCATAAAGCATGCCAAGATAATTCGATTCACAGCGCAACTTTTTTAGCGTCGATGATTGATTTCAGTGATCCTGGTGACATTTCAGTATTTATCGATGAACAACAAATTATAAAACTGGAAGACGAAATGAAATCTAAGGGCTATCTTGCTGGAAAATTTATGGCATCGAGCTTTAATTCACTTCGCGCCAATGATTTAATTTGGTCATTTTTTATTAAGAATTATTTGCGTGGCAAAAATCCAGTTCCCTTCGATATATTATATTGGAATTCAGATTCTACGAATATGCCAGCAACGATGCACTCACAATACTTGAGATGGATGTACTTGCATAATTATTTGTCAAAACCAGGTAAAATTCATCTTAATCATACACCAATTGATGTTACTCGCATTGATATACCCACTTTTTTCCTCTCAACCGAAAAAGATCATATAGCCCCATGGAAAACGACCTATATAGGTTTTCAACTCATGAAAGGTCCTAAACGTTTTGTTTTAGGAGGGTCAGGACATATAGCAGGAATTATTAATGCACCTGAAGCAAAAAAATACGGCTATAAGGTGAATAATCATTCACCTGCCAGTGCCGATCAATGGTTGCAGCAAGCAACAGAATACCCAGGCTCTTGGTGGCCTGAATGGTTAAAATGGTTAAAATCACATTCAGGAAAATTCATAGCCGCCCCTGATTTTGAACAATTACCAGTAACACCATTAATGGATGCACCAGGAAATTATGTTTTGGAAAAATAA
- a CDS encoding SDR family NAD(P)-dependent oxidoreductase, translating into MDKTLVITGISRGIGLETARIFLAHGWHVIGTSTHGTTPLKNKNLKSYSLDLKSSQQINHFAEKAPKIDVLINNAAVLLDDWNQEKINMDQLKETFAVNVFGTIELTEKCIPKLNTDAQIINISSGWGTFSSNDSAYQPHYKMSKSCLNMYTVLLTKRLPKNIISSFDPGWVRTDMGKDNAPKSPSEAAQEIYNLVHKKKESGYFWHAGTIRDW; encoded by the coding sequence ATGGATAAGACCCTCGTAATTACCGGCATCAGTCGAGGAATAGGGTTAGAAACAGCTCGAATTTTTTTAGCCCATGGTTGGCATGTTATTGGAACCTCAACTCATGGCACAACCCCTTTAAAAAATAAAAACCTAAAAAGTTACAGCCTCGATTTAAAAAGCTCACAACAAATTAACCATTTCGCAGAAAAAGCACCAAAAATTGATGTATTAATTAATAATGCCGCTGTACTTCTCGACGATTGGAACCAAGAAAAAATCAATATGGATCAATTAAAAGAAACTTTTGCCGTGAATGTATTTGGAACAATTGAATTAACCGAAAAATGCATCCCCAAGCTAAATACGGATGCGCAAATCATTAATATATCCTCTGGTTGGGGAACATTTAGTTCAAATGATTCTGCCTATCAACCACACTACAAAATGTCAAAATCATGTTTAAATATGTATACGGTACTTTTGACGAAAAGATTGCCCAAAAACATTATCTCTAGTTTTGATCCGGGATGGGTCAGAACGGATATGGGAAAAGACAATGCACCAAAATCCCCATCAGAAGCAGCACAAGAAATTTATAATCTAGTCCATAAGAAAAAGGAAAGCGGTTATTTCTGGCATGCGGGAACAATTAGAGATTGGTAA